The following are encoded in a window of Pseudomonas multiresinivorans genomic DNA:
- a CDS encoding glycosyltransferase family 4 protein, whose translation MHVALNARILQAPKTGIGQYVSALTQALQDQAEVSLQLFLGRQWAVDLPPASLPGYSRRTALAKRVPGAYRIRRWLEQGSFDRGLRQRSIDLYHEPTLWPLEFDGPMVMTLHDLTHVHYPQTQPADRLAEIERHVGRGVERAQCVLTDSEYVAGEIRRHFALPDERVVVAPLGYAPRFRPRSNPDLAPALAAFGLSAGQYLICVGTLEPRKNLQLALRAHALLPESLRARLPLVIVGMPGWRSEGLDETLDVAVKGGWAKVLGYQSDDVLAELLAGARALLFPSLYEGFGLPVLEAMASGVPVLLTRTSSLPEVAGEAGIYVDAHDPQEMCSALQELEENSSLRQRCRVLGLERARDFSWQRCARITSDAYRMAVGG comes from the coding sequence GTGCACGTCGCCCTGAACGCCCGCATCCTCCAGGCGCCGAAAACCGGCATCGGCCAGTATGTGTCTGCCTTGACGCAGGCGCTGCAGGACCAGGCCGAAGTCAGCCTGCAGCTTTTCCTGGGGCGCCAATGGGCCGTCGATCTCCCTCCTGCATCGCTGCCCGGCTATTCCCGCCGTACAGCGCTGGCCAAGCGGGTGCCGGGTGCCTACCGCATTCGTCGCTGGTTGGAGCAGGGCAGTTTCGATCGCGGGCTGCGCCAGCGCTCGATCGACCTGTACCACGAGCCCACTCTGTGGCCGCTGGAGTTCGACGGGCCCATGGTCATGACCCTGCACGACCTGACCCATGTGCATTATCCGCAGACCCAGCCCGCTGATCGTCTGGCCGAGATCGAACGCCATGTCGGCCGTGGCGTCGAGCGGGCGCAATGTGTGCTGACGGATTCCGAGTATGTCGCCGGAGAGATTCGCCGCCATTTCGCGTTGCCGGATGAGCGAGTGGTGGTCGCGCCGTTGGGATATGCGCCACGCTTCAGGCCTCGTTCGAACCCGGATCTGGCGCCTGCGCTGGCTGCGTTTGGATTGTCGGCGGGACAGTATCTGATCTGCGTTGGAACCTTGGAGCCACGCAAGAACCTCCAGCTCGCGCTGCGTGCCCATGCCCTGCTGCCCGAGTCGCTGCGCGCTCGCCTGCCGTTGGTGATAGTCGGAATGCCAGGCTGGCGCAGCGAAGGACTGGATGAGACGCTGGATGTCGCCGTGAAAGGTGGCTGGGCAAAGGTGCTCGGCTACCAGAGCGACGATGTGTTGGCAGAGTTGCTGGCCGGGGCAAGGGCCTTGCTCTTCCCTTCGCTCTACGAAGGCTTCGGCCTGCCTGTGCTCGAAGCGATGGCAAGTGGGGTACCGGTATTGCTGACTCGAACCTCCTCGTTGCCGGAAGTGGCGGGAGAGGCGGGCATCTATGTCGATGCCCATGATCCGCAGGAGATGTGCTCCGCTCTGCAGGAGCTGGAGGAAAACTCTTCGCTCAGGCAGCGTTGCCGGGTGCTGGGGCTGGAGAGGGCCCGGGACTTCAGTTGGCAACGTTGTGCCCGGATAACCAGCGACGCCTACCGAATGGCTGTGGGAGGCTGA
- a CDS encoding COX15/CtaA family protein, with protein sequence MIQARRKPAFYLAVLATALAFVVILLGAYTRLTHAGLGCPDWPGCYGFVHVPLNEAQLAHAEMHFPDSPVEAQKGWNEMIHRYFAGSLGLLILGLAVHALVRRGRDGQPMRLPLLLLAVVIAQAAFGMWTVTLKLWPQVVTAHLLGGFTTLSLLFLLSLRLSGAFAPLQLPSKLRALAAVALLMVVGQIALGGWVSSNYAAVACIDLPMCHGEWWPNMDFANGFHLTQHIGPNYLGGQLDSDARTAIHMTHRMGALCVTAVILLLAWNLQRHGLIGITALMLLGLSFQIGLGISNVLLHLPLPVAVAHNGGGAFLLLMLVLVNYRVRAPATKRVELPAGSPIALDALERPVAYPSQG encoded by the coding sequence ATGATCCAGGCAAGACGCAAACCCGCCTTCTACCTCGCCGTGCTGGCCACGGCGCTGGCCTTCGTGGTCATCCTGCTGGGCGCCTATACCCGCCTGACCCACGCCGGTCTCGGCTGCCCGGACTGGCCCGGCTGCTACGGCTTCGTCCATGTACCGCTGAACGAAGCGCAACTGGCCCACGCCGAAATGCACTTCCCCGACTCGCCGGTGGAGGCGCAGAAGGGCTGGAACGAGATGATCCACCGCTACTTCGCCGGCAGCCTCGGCCTGCTGATCCTCGGGCTGGCGGTGCACGCGCTGGTACGTCGCGGCCGCGACGGCCAGCCCATGCGACTGCCGCTGTTGCTGCTCGCCGTGGTGATAGCCCAGGCCGCGTTCGGCATGTGGACGGTCACCCTCAAACTCTGGCCGCAGGTCGTCACCGCGCACCTGCTCGGCGGATTCACCACGCTGTCGCTGCTGTTCCTGCTCAGCCTGCGCCTGTCCGGCGCCTTCGCCCCGCTGCAACTGCCTTCAAAACTGCGCGCCCTGGCTGCCGTCGCCCTGCTGATGGTGGTCGGGCAGATCGCCCTCGGTGGCTGGGTCAGCAGCAACTACGCCGCGGTGGCCTGCATCGACCTACCGATGTGCCACGGCGAGTGGTGGCCGAACATGGACTTCGCCAACGGCTTCCACCTCACCCAGCACATCGGCCCCAACTACCTGGGCGGCCAGCTCGACAGCGACGCCCGCACGGCCATCCACATGACCCACCGCATGGGCGCGCTGTGCGTGACCGCGGTGATCCTGCTGCTGGCCTGGAACCTCCAGCGCCACGGCCTGATCGGCATCACCGCGCTGATGCTGCTGGGGCTGTCGTTCCAGATCGGCCTGGGCATCAGCAACGTCCTGCTGCACCTTCCGCTGCCCGTCGCAGTGGCGCACAACGGCGGCGGCGCCTTCCTGCTGCTGATGCTGGTGCTGGTGAACTACCGGGTGCGCGCGCCCGCAACGAAACGCGTCGAGTTGCCCGCCGGCAGCCCGATCGCCCTGGACGCCCTGGAGCGCCCGGTGGCCTATCCCTCGCAGGGATGA
- a CDS encoding SURF1 family protein, translating to MQYSQHATEHRQGRTTRAFRPGIAPTLVVLALLPVLIGLGFWQLSRAAEKRTLLAAAEVQRQQDPISIAELERQPPRSYVRVRLQGQLDAEHTALLDNRTRNGQAGVEVLQPFFDRVGHQWLLVNRGWVPWPDRRVPPKIDTPNHDLLLDAWTYVPPPATPSAPTAGWPRLITQVDAPFLWDQLGREGQAMEVRLEPGDAAFDTDWPIVAMPPERHVGYAVQWFALAIALSGLYLYLGIRRARETFDHDRHDSA from the coding sequence TTGCAGTATAGCCAGCACGCTACCGAGCACCGCCAAGGTCGCACCACGCGCGCCTTCCGGCCCGGCATCGCGCCGACCCTGGTGGTCCTCGCGCTGCTGCCGGTGCTGATTGGCCTGGGTTTCTGGCAACTCTCCCGCGCCGCCGAAAAGCGCACCCTCCTCGCCGCTGCCGAAGTGCAGCGCCAGCAGGACCCGATCAGCATCGCCGAGCTCGAGCGCCAGCCGCCGCGCAGCTACGTTCGTGTACGCCTGCAAGGCCAGCTCGACGCCGAGCACACCGCCCTGCTCGACAACCGCACCCGCAACGGCCAGGCCGGCGTCGAGGTGCTGCAACCCTTCTTCGACCGCGTCGGCCACCAGTGGCTGCTGGTCAATCGCGGCTGGGTACCCTGGCCCGACCGCCGCGTGCCACCGAAGATCGACACGCCCAATCATGACCTGCTGCTGGACGCCTGGACCTACGTCCCGCCGCCCGCCACGCCGAGCGCACCAACCGCCGGCTGGCCGCGCCTGATCACCCAGGTCGACGCGCCCTTCCTCTGGGACCAGCTCGGCCGTGAAGGCCAGGCCATGGAAGTCCGCCTGGAGCCGGGCGACGCCGCCTTCGACACCGACTGGCCGATCGTCGCCATGCCCCCGGAGCGCCACGTCGGCTACGCCGTGCAGTGGTTCGCCCTGGCCATCGCGCTCTCCGGCCTCTACCTCTACCTCGGCATCCGTCGCGCACGGGAGACCTTCGACCATGACCGCCATGACTCTGCCTGA
- a CDS encoding NAD(P)(+) transhydrogenase (Re/Si-specific) subunit beta, translating into MSMNLVTLLYLIASVCFIQALKGLSHPTTSRRGNLFGMIGMAIAALTTVALVFKISSEIATTGIVYVIVGLLVGGTAGSIMAKRVEMTKMPELVAFMHSMIGLAAVFIAIAAVVEPQSLGIVQNLGDTIPTGNRLELFLGAAIGAITFSGSVIAFGKLSGKYKFRLFQGAPVQFAGQHMLNLVLGLTTLGLGLLFMFTGNLTAFVVMLALAFVLGVLIIIPIGGADMPVVVSMLNSYSGWAAAGIGFSLNNSMLIIAGSLVGSSGAILSYIMCKAMNRSFFNVILGGFGAEADAGGPAGAKEARPVKSGSADDASFLLTNADSVIIVPGYGLAVARAQHALMELAEKLTHRGVNVKFAIHPVAGRMPGHMNVLLAEAEVPYEQVFEMEDINSEFGQTDVVLVLGANDVVNPAAKNDPKSPIAGMPILEAYKAKTVIVNKRSMASGYAGLDNELFYLDKTMMVFGDAKKVIEDMVKAVE; encoded by the coding sequence ATGAGCATGAACCTCGTCACCCTCCTCTACCTCATCGCCTCGGTCTGCTTCATCCAGGCCCTCAAAGGCCTGTCGCACCCGACCACCTCGCGCCGCGGCAACCTGTTCGGCATGATCGGCATGGCCATCGCCGCGCTGACCACCGTCGCACTGGTGTTCAAGATCAGCAGCGAGATCGCCACCACCGGCATCGTCTACGTGATCGTCGGCCTGCTGGTCGGCGGCACCGCCGGTTCGATCATGGCCAAGCGCGTTGAAATGACCAAGATGCCGGAACTGGTCGCCTTCATGCACAGCATGATCGGCCTGGCCGCCGTGTTCATTGCCATCGCCGCCGTGGTCGAGCCGCAGTCCCTGGGCATCGTGCAGAACCTGGGCGATACCATCCCCACCGGCAACCGCCTGGAGCTGTTCCTCGGCGCAGCCATCGGCGCCATCACCTTCTCCGGTTCGGTGATCGCCTTCGGCAAGCTGTCGGGCAAATACAAGTTCCGCCTGTTCCAGGGCGCCCCGGTGCAGTTCGCCGGGCAGCACATGCTCAACCTGGTGCTGGGTCTGACCACCCTGGGCCTGGGCCTGCTGTTCATGTTCACCGGCAACCTGACCGCCTTCGTCGTGATGCTGGCCCTGGCCTTCGTCCTCGGCGTGCTGATCATCATCCCGATCGGCGGCGCGGACATGCCGGTAGTCGTGTCGATGCTGAACTCCTACTCCGGCTGGGCCGCGGCAGGTATCGGCTTCTCGCTGAACAACTCGATGCTGATCATCGCCGGCTCCCTGGTGGGCTCCTCGGGCGCGATCCTCTCCTACATCATGTGCAAGGCGATGAACCGCTCGTTCTTCAACGTCATTCTCGGCGGCTTCGGCGCCGAAGCGGACGCTGGCGGCCCGGCCGGTGCCAAGGAAGCCCGCCCGGTGAAATCCGGTTCGGCCGACGACGCCTCGTTCCTGCTGACCAACGCCGACAGCGTGATCATCGTTCCCGGCTACGGCCTGGCGGTGGCCCGTGCCCAGCACGCGCTGATGGAGCTGGCCGAGAAGCTGACCCATCGCGGCGTCAACGTGAAGTTCGCCATCCACCCGGTTGCCGGCCGTATGCCGGGCCACATGAACGTCCTGCTGGCCGAAGCCGAAGTGCCTTACGAGCAGGTGTTCGAGATGGAAGACATCAACTCCGAGTTCGGCCAGACCGACGTGGTGCTGGTACTGGGCGCCAACGACGTAGTGAACCCGGCAGCGAAGAACGATCCGAAGTCGCCGATCGCCGGCATGCCGATCCTCGAGGCCTACAAAGCCAAGACCGTGATCGTCAACAAGCGCTCGATGGCCAGCGGTTACGCCGGCCTGGACAACGAACTGTTCTACCTGGACAAGACCATGATGGTCTTCGGCGACGCCAAGAAAGTCATCGAAGACATGGTCAAGGCCGTCGAATAA
- a CDS encoding NAD(P) transhydrogenase subunit alpha, producing the protein MEDMLISHGIYNLIIFVLAIYVGYHVVWNVTPALHTPLMAVTNAISAIVIVGAMLAAALTVTPLGKAMGTLAVALAAVNVFGGFLVTRRMLEMFKKKAPKAEKH; encoded by the coding sequence ATGGAAGACATGCTGATCTCCCACGGCATCTACAACCTGATCATCTTCGTGCTGGCGATCTACGTCGGCTACCACGTGGTCTGGAACGTCACCCCTGCGCTGCACACCCCGCTGATGGCAGTGACCAACGCCATTTCCGCAATCGTGATCGTCGGCGCCATGCTGGCCGCCGCCCTGACCGTCACCCCGCTGGGCAAGGCCATGGGCACCCTGGCCGTGGCCCTGGCTGCCGTGAATGTGTTCGGTGGCTTCCTGGTCACCCGCCGCATGCTGGAAATGTTCAAGAAGAAAGCGCCGAAGGCGGAGAAGCACTGA
- a CDS encoding acetyl-CoA hydrolase/transferase family protein, with product MFRDRVRMSSLLDKVMTADQAAALIKDGMTVGMSGFTRAGEAKAVPKALAERAKQEPLRISLMTGASLGNDLDKQLTEAGVLARRMPFQVDSTLRKAINAGEVMFIDQHLSETVEQLRNHQLKLPDIAVIEAVAITEEGHIVPTTSVGNSASFAIFAKQVIVEINVAHNANLEGLHDIYIPTYRPTRTPIPLTKVDDRIGSTAIPIPAEKIVAIVVNDQPDSPSTVLPPDGETQAIANHLIDFFKREVDAGRMSKSLGPLQAGVGTIANAVMCGLIQSPFENLTMYSEVLQDSTFDLMDAGKLRFASGSSITLSARRNEEVFGNLERYKDKLVLRPQEISNHPEVVRRLGIIGINTALEFDIYGNVNSTHVGGTRMMNGIGGSGDFARNAHLAIFVTKSIAKGGNISSVVPMVSHVDHTEHDVDILVTEEGLADLRGLAPRERARVIIDNCVHPSYRDALNSYFDAACERGGHTPHILREALEWHINLEERGHMLAAS from the coding sequence ATGTTCCGTGATCGCGTGCGTATGTCCTCCCTGCTGGACAAGGTGATGACTGCCGACCAGGCCGCGGCCCTTATCAAGGACGGCATGACCGTCGGCATGAGCGGTTTCACCCGCGCCGGCGAAGCCAAAGCCGTGCCCAAGGCCCTCGCCGAGCGCGCCAAACAGGAGCCGCTGCGCATCAGCCTGATGACCGGCGCCAGCCTGGGCAACGACCTCGACAAGCAGCTCACCGAAGCCGGCGTGCTGGCCCGCCGCATGCCCTTCCAGGTCGACAGCACCCTGCGCAAGGCGATCAACGCCGGCGAAGTCATGTTCATCGACCAACACCTGTCGGAAACCGTCGAGCAACTGCGCAACCACCAGCTCAAGCTGCCGGACATCGCTGTCATCGAAGCTGTCGCCATCACCGAGGAAGGCCACATCGTGCCGACCACCTCGGTGGGCAACTCGGCCAGCTTCGCGATCTTCGCCAAGCAGGTGATCGTCGAGATCAACGTCGCGCACAACGCCAACCTCGAAGGTCTGCACGACATCTATATCCCGACCTACCGTCCGACCCGCACGCCGATCCCGCTGACCAAGGTCGACGACCGCATCGGCAGCACCGCGATCCCGATCCCGGCGGAAAAGATCGTCGCCATCGTCGTCAACGACCAGCCGGACTCCCCGTCCACCGTGCTGCCGCCGGACGGCGAAACCCAGGCTATCGCCAACCACCTGATCGACTTCTTCAAGCGTGAAGTGGACGCCGGCCGCATGAGCAAAAGCCTCGGCCCGCTGCAGGCCGGCGTCGGCACCATCGCCAACGCCGTGATGTGCGGTCTGATCCAGTCGCCGTTCGAGAACCTGACCATGTACTCCGAAGTACTGCAGGACTCGACCTTCGACCTGATGGATGCGGGCAAGCTGCGCTTCGCCTCGGGCAGTTCCATCACCCTGTCCGCGCGCCGTAACGAAGAAGTCTTCGGCAACCTGGAGCGCTACAAGGACAAGCTGGTGCTGCGCCCGCAGGAGATCTCCAACCACCCCGAAGTGGTCCGCCGCCTGGGCATCATCGGCATCAACACCGCGCTGGAGTTCGACATCTACGGCAACGTGAACTCCACCCACGTGGGCGGCACCAGGATGATGAACGGCATCGGCGGCTCGGGTGACTTCGCCCGCAACGCGCACCTGGCCATCTTCGTCACCAAGTCCATCGCCAAGGGCGGCAATATCTCCAGCGTGGTACCGATGGTCAGCCATGTCGACCACACCGAGCACGATGTGGACATCCTCGTCACCGAGGAAGGCCTGGCCGACCTGCGTGGCCTGGCACCGCGCGAGCGCGCCCGGGTGATAATCGACAACTGTGTGCACCCGTCCTACCGCGATGCCCTGAACAGTTACTTCGACGCTGCCTGCGAGCGCGGCGGGCATACTCCGCACATCCTGCGCGAGGCCCTGGAGTGGCATATCAATCTGGAAGAACGCGGCCACATGCTGGCGGCGAGCTGA
- a CDS encoding Re/Si-specific NAD(P)(+) transhydrogenase subunit alpha, whose protein sequence is MQIGVPLETQAGETRVAATPETVKKLIGQGHQVVIQSGAGVSASQPDAAYEAVGAKIGTAADALGAELVLKVVAPSESELAQMKSGAVLLGMLNPFNNENIARMAERGITAFALEAAPRTSRAQSLDVLSSQANIAGYKAVLLAAHHYPRFMPMLMTAAGTVKAARVLILGAGVAGLQAIATAKRLGAVIEASDVRPAVKEQIESLGAKFVDVPYETDEERECAEGVGGYARPMPASWMERQAKAVHERAKQSDIVITTALIPGRKAPTLLHEATVAEMKPGSVVIDLAASQGGNCPLTEADQVVVKNGVTIVGLSNLASLVPADASALYARNLLDFLKLTLTAEGFTVNMEDDIVAACLMCRDGQIVRKNG, encoded by the coding sequence GTGCAGATCGGTGTACCCCTCGAGACCCAAGCCGGTGAGACGCGGGTCGCAGCAACGCCGGAGACGGTCAAGAAACTGATCGGGCAGGGCCATCAGGTGGTCATCCAGAGCGGTGCCGGCGTCAGCGCCAGCCAGCCGGATGCCGCCTACGAAGCTGTCGGCGCGAAGATCGGCACTGCCGCCGATGCGCTCGGCGCGGAACTGGTGCTGAAGGTTGTCGCGCCCAGCGAAAGCGAGCTGGCGCAGATGAAATCCGGCGCCGTGCTGCTCGGCATGCTCAATCCGTTCAACAACGAGAACATCGCCCGCATGGCCGAACGCGGTATCACCGCCTTCGCCCTGGAAGCCGCGCCGCGTACTTCCCGCGCGCAGAGCCTGGACGTGCTCTCTTCCCAGGCCAACATCGCCGGCTACAAGGCCGTGCTGCTTGCTGCCCATCACTATCCGCGCTTCATGCCCATGCTGATGACCGCCGCCGGCACCGTTAAGGCTGCCCGCGTGCTGATCCTCGGCGCCGGCGTTGCCGGCCTGCAGGCCATCGCCACGGCCAAGCGCCTGGGTGCGGTGATCGAGGCCTCGGACGTACGCCCGGCGGTGAAGGAGCAGATCGAGTCCCTGGGTGCCAAGTTCGTCGACGTCCCCTACGAGACCGACGAAGAGCGCGAGTGCGCCGAAGGCGTCGGCGGTTACGCCCGCCCGATGCCGGCCTCGTGGATGGAGCGCCAGGCCAAGGCCGTGCACGAACGCGCCAAGCAGTCGGACATCGTCATCACCACCGCACTGATTCCGGGCCGCAAGGCACCGACCCTGCTGCACGAGGCGACCGTCGCGGAAATGAAGCCAGGCTCGGTAGTCATCGACCTCGCGGCATCGCAAGGCGGCAACTGCCCGCTGACCGAAGCCGACCAGGTGGTGGTCAAGAACGGCGTGACCATCGTCGGCCTGAGCAACCTGGCCTCGCTGGTACCGGCGGACGCCTCCGCACTCTACGCACGCAACCTGCTCGACTTCCTCAAACTCACCCTGACCGCCGAAGGCTTCACGGTGAACATGGAAGACGACATCGTCGCCGCCTGCCTGATGTGCCGCGACGGCCAGATCGTGCGCAAGAACGGCTGA
- the cyoE gene encoding heme o synthase, producing the protein MASVISTSSQASWRDLLELTKPKVVLLMLITSLIGMLLATKAGVPWQVLLFGNLGIGLCAGGAAAVNHVVDRRIDSIMARTHKRPLAEGRVSPPIALGFAMLLSVAGMAVLLVFTNQLTAWLTLASLLGYAALYTGFLKRATPQNIVIGGLAGAAPPLLGWVAVTGQVSAEPLLLVLIIFAWTPPHFWALCLHRKDEYAKADIPMLPVTHGEHYTKLHILLYTLVLFAVTLMPFAIHMAGLVYLFAALALGARFLDWAWALYCGSRPHAAIKTFKYSIAYLFLLFIALLVDHYLPLHLNY; encoded by the coding sequence ATGGCCAGCGTCATCAGCACTTCCAGCCAAGCCAGCTGGCGCGACCTGCTCGAACTGACCAAACCCAAGGTCGTGCTGCTCATGCTGATCACCTCGCTGATCGGCATGCTGCTCGCCACCAAGGCCGGCGTGCCCTGGCAGGTACTGCTATTCGGCAACCTCGGCATCGGCCTGTGCGCCGGCGGCGCGGCAGCGGTGAACCACGTGGTGGACAGGCGCATCGACTCGATCATGGCGCGCACCCACAAGCGCCCGCTGGCCGAAGGGCGCGTCTCGCCACCCATCGCGTTGGGCTTCGCCATGCTGCTGTCTGTGGCCGGGATGGCGGTGCTGCTGGTATTCACCAATCAGCTGACCGCCTGGCTGACGCTGGCTTCGCTGCTGGGCTACGCGGCGCTCTACACCGGCTTCCTCAAGCGCGCCACGCCGCAGAACATCGTCATTGGCGGCCTCGCTGGCGCCGCCCCGCCGCTGCTGGGCTGGGTCGCGGTGACCGGGCAGGTCTCGGCCGAACCGCTGCTGCTGGTGCTGATCATCTTCGCCTGGACGCCGCCGCACTTCTGGGCGCTGTGCCTGCACCGCAAGGACGAGTACGCCAAGGCCGACATCCCGATGCTGCCGGTGACCCATGGCGAGCACTACACCAAGCTGCACATTCTGCTCTACACCCTGGTGCTGTTTGCCGTGACGCTGATGCCCTTCGCCATCCACATGGCCGGGCTGGTCTACCTGTTCGCCGCGCTGGCCCTGGGCGCGCGCTTCCTCGACTGGGCCTGGGCGCTCTACTGCGGCAGCCGACCCCATGCAGCGATCAAGACCTTCAAGTACTCTATCGCCTACCTGTTCCTGCTGTTCATCGCGCTGCTGGTGGACCATTACCTGCCGCTGCATCTGAACTACTGA
- a CDS encoding SCO family protein codes for MTRVNKTVFILVAIVAVILGLTVQKVLNQRHQLDPTVLLDAGIVILPQTRSVPDLTFTDQDSQPFQTASLKDKWSLLFFGYTFCPDVCPTTLAQLRELQTKLPPEVAKNLQVVFVSVDPHRDTAPRIKEYLGFFNAGFKGITGSEENVQKLANAMSIPYIPADTSKPNYTVDHSGNLVLIGPDGTQHGFIRAPLHNDKLVAQLPSVISAAN; via the coding sequence ATGACCCGAGTCAACAAGACCGTCTTCATCCTCGTCGCCATCGTCGCCGTGATCCTCGGCCTCACCGTCCAGAAGGTGCTCAACCAGCGCCACCAGCTCGATCCGACCGTGCTGCTCGACGCCGGCATCGTGATCCTGCCGCAGACCCGCAGCGTCCCTGATCTGACCTTCACCGACCAGGACAGCCAGCCGTTCCAGACCGCCAGCCTGAAGGACAAGTGGTCCCTGCTGTTCTTCGGCTACACCTTCTGCCCGGACGTCTGCCCCACTACCCTGGCGCAACTGCGCGAGCTGCAGACCAAGCTGCCGCCGGAAGTGGCGAAGAACCTGCAGGTGGTGTTCGTCAGCGTCGACCCGCACCGCGATACCGCGCCGCGCATCAAGGAATACCTCGGCTTCTTCAATGCCGGCTTCAAGGGCATCACCGGCTCGGAAGAGAACGTGCAGAAGCTGGCCAACGCCATGAGCATCCCCTATATCCCGGCCGACACCAGCAAGCCCAACTACACCGTCGACCACAGCGGCAACCTGGTGCTGATCGGCCCGGACGGCACCCAGCACGGCTTCATCCGCGCCCCGCTGCACAACGACAAGCTGGTCGCCCAACTCCCCAGCGTGATCAGCGCCGCCAACTGA
- a CDS encoding glycosyltransferase family 4 protein, with protein MRVLHFFKTYLPDSVGGIEQVINQLCRTGRHHGIEHQVLTLSANPEPAELMVDGHAVYRARLDLQLASTGFSYSVIPQFRKLAAEADIINFHFPWPFMDLVHLLAGIDKPTVVTYHSDIVRQRHLFKLYQPLMHRFLGSVDRIVAASPNYLGSSEVLRRYQHKAVVIPYGLDKQAYPLPAQECIERWRREVGEQFFLFVGVMRYYKGLHVLLDAVQGTGYPLVIVGAGPLEQQLKAQAAALGVESHVRFVGRVSEEDKVALLQLSRAIVFPSHLRSEAFGISLLEGAMYGKPMISSEIGTGTSFINANGVTGLVVPPSDPPAFRQAMKWCWDNPEQAAEMGRQAEARYQELFTADAMGRVWADLYRDLLDERAEKEGLLPEGRSG; from the coding sequence ATGCGCGTACTGCATTTCTTCAAGACGTATCTACCGGATTCCGTGGGCGGCATCGAGCAGGTGATCAATCAGCTCTGCCGGACGGGGCGACACCATGGCATCGAGCACCAGGTGCTCACCCTGAGCGCCAACCCTGAACCAGCGGAGCTGATGGTCGATGGGCATGCCGTCTACCGGGCGCGTCTGGATCTCCAGCTGGCCTCCACCGGCTTCTCCTACAGCGTCATACCGCAGTTCCGCAAGCTTGCGGCGGAAGCGGACATCATCAATTTCCACTTTCCCTGGCCGTTCATGGATCTGGTGCATCTGTTGGCGGGCATCGACAAGCCGACGGTGGTGACCTACCACTCGGACATCGTCCGCCAGCGGCACCTGTTCAAGCTGTACCAGCCGCTGATGCACCGCTTCCTCGGCAGCGTGGACCGCATCGTCGCGGCCTCTCCCAACTACCTGGGCTCCAGCGAGGTCCTGCGCCGCTATCAGCACAAGGCAGTGGTCATTCCCTACGGGCTGGACAAGCAGGCGTATCCGCTCCCGGCACAGGAATGCATCGAGCGCTGGCGGCGTGAGGTAGGGGAACAGTTCTTCCTGTTCGTCGGTGTGATGCGCTACTACAAGGGGCTGCACGTCCTGCTGGACGCTGTGCAAGGCACCGGATACCCGTTGGTGATAGTGGGCGCCGGGCCGCTGGAGCAGCAATTGAAGGCCCAGGCCGCGGCCTTGGGCGTCGAGTCGCACGTACGCTTTGTCGGGCGGGTGAGCGAGGAAGACAAGGTTGCCCTGTTGCAGCTGTCGCGGGCCATCGTCTTCCCCTCGCACTTGCGCTCGGAAGCTTTCGGCATTTCCCTTCTGGAAGGGGCGATGTATGGCAAGCCGATGATTTCCAGCGAGATCGGCACCGGCACCAGCTTCATCAATGCCAATGGGGTGACCGGATTGGTGGTGCCACCCAGCGATCCCCCGGCGTTCCGGCAGGCGATGAAATGGTGTTGGGATAATCCCGAGCAGGCGGCAGAGATGGGGCGGCAGGCGGAAGCTCGCTACCAGGAGCTGTTCACGGCTGATGCGATGGGGCGTGTCTGGGCAGATCTGTATCGCGATTTACTGGACGAGAGAGCAGAGAAGGAAGGGCTGCTGCCCGAGGGCCGCTCTGGCTGA
- a CDS encoding DUF1127 domain-containing protein, translating to MERTLGSAALSTTRSTSSAHRGLVGTVRLWQRRMESRRQLARLDSRLLADAGISEAQRYAELNKPFWR from the coding sequence ATGGAACGTACCCTCGGTTCCGCAGCTCTGAGCACCACCCGTAGCACCTCCAGCGCCCACCGTGGCCTCGTCGGCACTGTTCGCCTGTGGCAACGCCGCATGGAAAGCCGCCGCCAGCTGGCCCGCCTGGACTCCCGTCTGCTGGCCGACGCCGGCATCAGCGAAGCCCAGCGTTACGCCGAACTGAACAAGCCGTTCTGGCGCTGA